One genomic segment of Amycolatopsis granulosa includes these proteins:
- a CDS encoding dihydrolipoyl dehydrogenase family protein — MADETFDVIVIGGGPVGENAADRAVKGGLSVALVEWERFGGECSYWACIPSKALLRPGNALAAARRLPGVPVGERLDPAAVFERRDYFTGRGDDSGQVEWARGAGIETIRGRGRLTGEREVTVDGTRVLRARHAVVICTGSVPKTPPIPGLDEVPTWGSREATASSAVPRRLAVVGGGVVGVEMAQAWARLGARVDLIVTGPRPLPRYPDFAGDAVAEGLRADGVRLHTGSGLSRASSVDGAARLELAGGETLTADQVLVATGRRPATDDLGLEVVGLAPGKPLTVDDSGTVTEVDGEWLYAAGDVTGRALLTHQGKYAARIVGDVVAARATGKPVDTRPWSKHSSTADHYAVPQVVFTDPEVASVGLTEPEPGARQRVVDIDIAVAGSSLHADGYAGKARMIVDTERAVLVGVTFVGQDVAELLHSATVAITGEVPLDRLWHAVPSFPTISEVWLRLLEEYGL; from the coding sequence ATGGCCGACGAGACTTTTGACGTCATCGTGATCGGTGGCGGACCGGTGGGGGAGAACGCGGCGGATCGCGCCGTCAAGGGCGGCCTGTCCGTCGCGCTGGTGGAGTGGGAACGGTTCGGGGGCGAGTGCTCCTACTGGGCGTGCATCCCGAGCAAAGCCTTGCTGCGGCCGGGAAACGCGCTTGCCGCGGCCCGTCGCCTGCCGGGTGTGCCGGTGGGGGAGCGGCTGGATCCCGCGGCGGTGTTCGAGCGCCGCGACTACTTCACCGGCCGGGGGGATGACAGCGGTCAGGTCGAGTGGGCGCGTGGCGCCGGTATCGAGACGATCCGTGGCCGCGGCCGTCTCACGGGTGAGCGCGAGGTCACTGTGGACGGCACCCGGGTGCTGCGCGCGCGGCACGCCGTGGTGATCTGTACCGGCAGCGTCCCGAAGACGCCGCCGATCCCGGGTCTCGACGAGGTGCCGACGTGGGGTTCGCGTGAGGCCACCGCCAGCAGCGCCGTGCCCCGGCGGCTCGCGGTCGTCGGCGGCGGTGTGGTCGGCGTGGAGATGGCGCAGGCGTGGGCGCGGCTCGGTGCGCGGGTGGACCTGATCGTCACCGGGCCGCGCCCGCTGCCGCGGTACCCGGACTTCGCCGGTGACGCGGTCGCCGAGGGCCTGCGTGCCGACGGGGTCCGGCTGCACACCGGCTCGGGCCTGTCCCGGGCGTCCTCAGTGGACGGTGCCGCCCGGCTGGAGCTCGCGGGCGGCGAGACGCTGACCGCCGACCAGGTGCTCGTGGCGACCGGACGGCGGCCGGCCACCGACGACCTCGGCCTCGAGGTGGTGGGGCTGGCCCCGGGCAAGCCGCTGACCGTGGACGACAGCGGAACGGTGACCGAAGTGGACGGTGAATGGCTGTACGCGGCGGGTGACGTGACCGGCCGCGCGCTGCTGACCCACCAGGGCAAGTACGCCGCCCGGATCGTCGGGGACGTCGTCGCCGCCCGCGCGACCGGGAAGCCGGTCGACACCCGTCCGTGGAGCAAGCACAGCAGCACCGCCGACCACTACGCGGTACCGCAGGTGGTCTTCACCGATCCGGAGGTCGCCTCGGTCGGGCTCACCGAGCCGGAACCCGGTGCGCGGCAGCGGGTGGTGGACATCGACATCGCGGTGGCCGGCTCGTCGCTGCACGCCGACGGCTACGCCGGTAAGGCCAGGATGATCGTCGACACCGAGCGTGCGGTGCTGGTCGGTGTGACGTTCGTCGGCCAGGACGTCGCGGAGCTGCTGCACTCGGCGACGGTGGCGATCACCGGCGAGGTGCCGCTGGACCGGTTGTGGCACGCGGTCCCGTCGTTCCCGACGATCAGCGAGGTGTGGCTGCGGCTGCTCGAGGAGTACGGCCTCTAG
- a CDS encoding acyltransferase domain-containing protein, which yields MTAVLAPGQGSQAPGMFSPWLELDGTRDKLARWSERTGLDLVHLGTEADAETIQDTAITQPLIVALSLLAFDALGDVPSGAPVAGHSVGELAAAAAAGVLTAEEAVALAAVRGAEMAKACAIEPTSMAAVMLGDPDEVVAWLADHGLVAANRNGAGQIVASGAKDAIERIVAEPLAGTKVRPLKVAGAFHTQYMAPAEEALRTHAASITPKDPVRPLLSNADGTVVTSGAEYLERLVKQVTRPVRWDLTMDGLVELGVTATVELPPAGTLTGLVKRQLKGTVTQTVAVKTPADLPAAKEIL from the coding sequence GTGACAGCAGTGCTCGCTCCCGGGCAGGGCTCCCAAGCGCCCGGCATGTTCTCCCCCTGGCTCGAACTCGACGGTACCCGCGACAAGCTCGCGCGCTGGTCGGAGCGGACCGGGCTCGATCTGGTCCACCTCGGCACCGAGGCCGACGCCGAGACCATCCAGGACACCGCGATCACGCAGCCGCTGATCGTCGCGCTCTCGCTGCTGGCCTTCGACGCACTGGGCGACGTCCCGTCCGGCGCCCCGGTCGCCGGCCACTCGGTGGGCGAGCTGGCGGCCGCCGCCGCGGCCGGCGTGCTCACCGCCGAGGAGGCCGTCGCACTGGCCGCGGTGCGGGGCGCGGAGATGGCGAAGGCGTGCGCGATCGAGCCGACCTCGATGGCCGCCGTCATGCTGGGCGACCCGGACGAGGTGGTCGCGTGGCTGGCGGATCACGGCCTGGTCGCCGCGAACCGCAACGGCGCCGGCCAGATCGTCGCCTCCGGGGCCAAGGACGCGATCGAGCGCATCGTCGCCGAGCCGCTGGCGGGCACGAAGGTCCGGCCGCTGAAGGTCGCCGGCGCCTTCCACACCCAGTACATGGCCCCCGCCGAGGAGGCCCTGCGCACACACGCCGCGTCCATCACGCCGAAGGACCCGGTCCGCCCGCTGCTGTCCAACGCCGACGGCACCGTGGTCACCAGCGGCGCCGAGTACCTGGAGCGGCTGGTCAAGCAGGTCACGCGCCCGGTCCGCTGGGATCTGACGATGGACGGGCTGGTCGAGCTGGGCGTCACCGCCACGGTCGAGCTGCCGCCCGCGGGGACCCTGACCGGGCTGGTCAAGCGCCAGCTCAAGGGCACGGTCACGCAGACCGTCGCCGTGAAGACTCCCGCCGACCTGCCCGCCGCCAAGGAGATCCTGTGA
- a CDS encoding beta-ketoacyl-ACP synthase 3, whose product MSPVLRQKQGPAATRILGVGSYQPERVVTNDDLSQIMDTSDQWIRDRVGIIERRFADKDELLVDMAVKAGTAALADAGLQAADVDTVIVPNCTMPSPIPNAAGQVADRIGVKAAGAFDLNAACAGFCYGLGVASDLIRAGSAGRVLVIGAEKLTDVVDPVDRANAIIFADGAGAAVVGPSDEPGIGPVSWGSAGDLVDTIYMRDHRYIYQEGQSVFRWATTQIAPIALRAVELAGLQPSDIDVLIPHQANLRIVDAIAKRLRAKGAREDLIVADDITYSGNTSSASIPMALDHMRKAGTVNTGDVVLMVGFGAGLSYAGQVVICP is encoded by the coding sequence GTGAGTCCGGTGTTGCGTCAGAAGCAGGGCCCGGCCGCCACGCGCATCCTCGGCGTCGGCAGCTACCAGCCCGAACGCGTCGTCACCAACGACGACCTGTCCCAGATCATGGACACCAGCGACCAGTGGATCCGGGATCGGGTCGGCATCATCGAGCGCCGGTTCGCCGACAAGGACGAGCTGCTCGTCGACATGGCGGTCAAGGCGGGCACCGCGGCGCTGGCCGACGCCGGCCTGCAGGCGGCCGACGTGGACACGGTGATCGTGCCGAACTGCACCATGCCGTCGCCGATCCCGAACGCGGCCGGCCAGGTCGCCGACCGGATCGGGGTCAAGGCCGCGGGCGCGTTCGACCTCAACGCCGCGTGCGCCGGGTTCTGCTACGGCCTCGGCGTCGCCTCCGACCTGATCCGCGCCGGCTCGGCCGGGCGGGTGCTGGTGATCGGCGCGGAGAAACTGACCGACGTGGTCGACCCGGTGGACCGCGCCAACGCGATCATCTTCGCCGACGGCGCGGGCGCCGCGGTGGTCGGGCCGTCGGACGAGCCGGGCATCGGGCCGGTCTCCTGGGGCAGCGCCGGGGACCTGGTCGACACCATCTACATGCGCGACCACCGCTACATCTACCAGGAGGGCCAGTCGGTCTTCCGGTGGGCGACCACGCAGATCGCGCCGATCGCGTTGCGGGCGGTCGAGCTGGCCGGGCTGCAGCCGTCGGACATCGACGTGCTCATCCCGCACCAGGCGAACCTGCGGATCGTGGACGCGATCGCCAAGCGCCTGCGCGCCAAGGGCGCGCGGGAGGACCTGATCGTCGCCGACGACATCACGTACTCCGGCAACACCTCGTCCGCGTCGATTCCGATGGCGCTGGACCACATGCGGAAAGCGGGCACCGTCAACACGGGTGACGTCGTGCTGATGGTTGGATTCGGCGCGGGCCTGTCCTACGCCGGACAGGTCGTCATCTGCCCGTGA
- a CDS encoding NtaA/DmoA family FMN-dependent monooxygenase (This protein belongs to a clade of FMN-dependent monooxygenases, within a broader family of flavin-dependent oxidoreductases, the luciferase-like monooxygenase (LMM) family, some of whose members use coenzyme F420 rather than FMN.) yields MKQIHLAAHFPGVNNTTVWSDPQAGSHIEFSSFAHLARTAERAKFDFFFLAEGLRLREHAGRIYDLDVVGRPDTFTVLAGLAAVTERLGLTGTINSTFNEPYEVARQFASLDHLSEGRAGWNVVTSWDAFTGENFRRGGYLPEDQRYQRAKLFLDTAFELFDSWRTDDIVADKSSGVFLRDPRAGSFERHDAQFDIAGRFTVPRSPQGRPVILQAGDSDEGREFAAATADAIFTRHGTLDAGRKFYADVKRRLAAYGREPHQLLVLPAATFVLGDTDAEAEELASVVRYQQVSGQTAIRFLEQVWNRDLSGYDPEGPLPDVEPVVGGDAVAKGRAQTRMYRDPVATVRQWRELAAAKNLSIRDLVVEVSGRQTFVGAPATVAEAINTYVQEDASDGFILVPHVTPGGLDPFADKVVPLLQERGVFRSEYDGTTLRDHLGIDR; encoded by the coding sequence ATGAAGCAGATCCACCTCGCCGCGCACTTCCCCGGCGTCAACAACACCACGGTGTGGAGCGATCCGCAGGCGGGCAGCCACATCGAGTTCTCGTCGTTCGCGCACCTCGCGCGGACCGCGGAACGGGCGAAGTTCGACTTCTTCTTCCTCGCCGAGGGGCTGCGGCTGCGCGAGCACGCCGGCCGGATCTACGACCTCGACGTGGTCGGCCGCCCGGACACGTTCACCGTGCTGGCCGGGCTCGCGGCGGTCACCGAGCGCCTGGGCCTGACCGGCACGATCAACTCGACGTTCAACGAGCCCTACGAGGTGGCCCGCCAGTTCGCCAGCCTGGACCACCTGTCCGAGGGGCGCGCCGGGTGGAACGTGGTGACCTCGTGGGACGCCTTCACCGGGGAGAACTTCCGCCGCGGCGGTTACCTGCCCGAGGACCAGCGGTACCAGCGGGCGAAACTGTTCCTGGACACGGCGTTCGAGTTGTTCGACTCGTGGCGCACGGACGACATCGTGGCGGACAAGTCGTCCGGCGTGTTCCTGCGCGACCCGCGCGCGGGCTCGTTCGAGCGGCACGACGCGCAGTTCGACATCGCGGGCCGGTTCACCGTGCCGCGCAGCCCGCAGGGCAGGCCGGTGATCCTGCAGGCGGGCGACTCCGACGAGGGCCGGGAGTTCGCGGCCGCGACCGCGGACGCGATCTTCACGCGGCACGGCACGCTGGACGCGGGGCGGAAGTTCTACGCCGACGTGAAGCGGCGCCTGGCCGCCTACGGGCGCGAGCCGCACCAGCTGCTGGTGCTGCCCGCGGCGACGTTCGTGCTCGGCGACACCGACGCCGAGGCCGAGGAGCTGGCGAGCGTCGTGCGGTACCAGCAGGTGAGCGGCCAGACGGCGATCCGCTTCCTGGAGCAGGTGTGGAACCGCGATCTGTCCGGCTACGACCCGGAGGGCCCGTTGCCCGACGTCGAACCGGTGGTCGGCGGGGACGCGGTCGCCAAGGGCCGCGCGCAGACCCGCATGTACCGCGACCCGGTGGCGACGGTGCGGCAGTGGCGCGAGCTGGCGGCGGCGAAGAACCTGTCGATCCGCGACCTGGTCGTGGAGGTCAGCGGGCGGCAGACGTTCGTCGGCGCCCCGGCGACCGTCGCCGAGGCGATCAACACCTACGTGCAGGAGGACGCGAGCGACGGGTTCATCCTGGTTCCGCACGTCACACCCGGCGGACTGGACCCGTTCGCGGACAAGGTGGTGCCGTTGCTGCAGGAGCGGGGCGTCTTCCGGAGCGAGTACGACGGCACCACGCTGCGCGACCACCTCGGCATCGATCGCTGA
- a CDS encoding LLM class flavin-dependent oxidoreductase, protein MVHLAVALEGAGWHPAAWREPDARPDELFRPRYWGDLVTEAERGLLDFVTIEDSLGAPRDGRTDRVDGRLDAVLVASRVAPLTRHLGFLPTAVATHTEPFHLSKAIATLDFVSSGRAGVRVRIASSPEDARHFGRREFPVPLPDLAEEAGDWVEVVRRLWDSWEDDAEIRDVATGRFVDRDKLHHIDFTGRFFSVAGPSITPRPPQGQPPVAVLSHIGEIHRLAARAADLVFVTPHDREQARSLSAELRGLRPDLLVFGDVVVFLDETEQAARDRKARLDDLDGAGYTSDALVFTGTPAQLAGQLLAWRDAGLAGFRLRPAALPHDLTAITRGLVPELQQRGAFRREYEATTLRGLLGLSRPANRYAGASR, encoded by the coding sequence ATGGTTCATCTCGCGGTGGCACTGGAGGGCGCGGGCTGGCACCCCGCCGCGTGGCGCGAGCCGGACGCGCGCCCGGACGAGCTGTTCCGCCCGCGCTACTGGGGCGATCTGGTGACCGAGGCAGAACGCGGCCTGCTGGATTTCGTGACGATCGAGGACTCCCTCGGTGCCCCCCGGGACGGGCGCACCGACCGGGTGGACGGGCGGCTGGACGCGGTGCTGGTCGCGTCCCGCGTCGCGCCACTGACCCGGCACCTCGGGTTCCTGCCGACCGCGGTCGCGACCCACACCGAGCCGTTCCACCTGTCCAAGGCGATCGCCACACTCGATTTCGTCTCGTCCGGCCGCGCCGGGGTCCGGGTCCGGATCGCGAGCAGCCCCGAGGACGCGCGGCACTTCGGCCGCCGCGAGTTCCCGGTGCCGCTGCCGGACCTGGCCGAGGAGGCCGGCGACTGGGTCGAGGTGGTGCGGCGCCTGTGGGACAGCTGGGAGGACGACGCGGAGATCCGCGACGTCGCGACCGGCCGCTTCGTCGACCGCGACAAGCTGCACCACATCGACTTCACCGGCCGGTTCTTCAGCGTGGCGGGCCCGTCGATCACGCCGCGCCCGCCGCAGGGTCAGCCCCCGGTCGCCGTGCTCTCGCACATCGGCGAGATCCACCGGCTCGCCGCCCGCGCCGCCGATCTGGTGTTCGTCACCCCGCACGACCGTGAGCAGGCGCGGTCGCTGTCGGCGGAGCTGCGCGGGCTACGGCCGGATCTGCTCGTCTTCGGCGACGTCGTGGTGTTCCTCGACGAGACCGAGCAGGCGGCGCGGGACCGCAAGGCGCGGCTGGACGATCTCGACGGGGCCGGGTACACCTCCGATGCCCTGGTGTTCACCGGCACGCCCGCCCAGCTGGCCGGTCAGCTGCTCGCGTGGCGCGACGCCGGGCTGGCCGGTTTCCGGCTGCGCCCGGCCGCACTGCCGCACGACCTCACCGCCATCACCCGCGGGCTCGTGCCCGAACTCCAGCAGCGCGGCGCGTTCCGCCGCGAGTACGAGGCCACCACGCTGCGGGGACTGCTCGGCCTGAGCCGCCCCGCCAACCGGTACGCAGGAGCGTCGCGATGA
- a CDS encoding alpha/beta fold hydrolase produces the protein MREDHELSLPGGRVLAWSASGPADGVPVLFLAGAATGRSMTFGAEHLDRAGVRLVTVDRPGMGGSTPDPGRTVPSTAADLACLVARLGGPVPVVANSQAAVFGLALAERGITSRLLLVSPADEVADPRVRAQVPAPLQDVVARVAADPEGARAFFAGLGADGMERMVLDGADPADRAVYREPVFLSRYRAALREGFAHGGAGYATDALLAMSPWPLDWQAIRAPVLVWFGERDHVHSPDGGALLASRIPGARRRIEPGAGAALLWTHAVDVLAAATG, from the coding sequence GTGCGCGAAGATCACGAGCTGTCCCTGCCTGGCGGGCGGGTGCTGGCGTGGTCGGCGTCCGGGCCGGCGGACGGTGTGCCGGTGCTGTTCCTCGCCGGAGCCGCCACCGGCCGGTCGATGACCTTCGGTGCAGAGCACCTCGACCGTGCCGGCGTCCGGCTGGTGACCGTCGACCGTCCCGGCATGGGCGGGTCGACACCCGATCCCGGCCGCACCGTGCCGTCCACGGCCGCGGACCTCGCGTGCCTGGTGGCGCGCCTCGGCGGCCCGGTGCCGGTGGTGGCGAACTCGCAGGCCGCGGTCTTCGGTCTCGCGCTCGCCGAGCGCGGGATCACCTCCCGGCTGCTGCTGGTGTCGCCCGCCGACGAGGTCGCCGATCCACGCGTGCGCGCCCAGGTGCCCGCCCCGCTCCAGGACGTGGTCGCGCGGGTGGCGGCGGACCCCGAGGGCGCCCGCGCGTTCTTCGCCGGGCTCGGTGCCGACGGGATGGAACGCATGGTGCTGGACGGAGCCGACCCGGCCGACCGCGCGGTGTACCGCGAACCCGTGTTCCTGAGCCGGTATCGCGCCGCGCTGCGGGAGGGATTCGCCCACGGCGGGGCGGGCTACGCCACCGACGCGCTCCTGGCGATGTCGCCGTGGCCGCTGGACTGGCAGGCGATCCGGGCGCCGGTGCTGGTGTGGTTCGGCGAGCGGGACCACGTCCACTCGCCGGACGGGGGTGCACTGCTCGCCTCCCGCATCCCCGGCGCGCGACGCCGGATCGAGCCCGGCGCCGGTGCCGCCCTGCTCTGGACCCACGCCGTCGATGTCCTCGCCGCGGCGACCGGCTAG
- a CDS encoding beta-ketoacyl-[acyl-carrier-protein] synthase family protein produces the protein MSNIDVVITGIGATTPLGGDVASTWEGLLAGRSGIRRIEADWVERFDLPVKIGATLAEDPAEKLPRVQARRLDRCEQIALIAARQAWADAGFEQPGDEHTDVDPDRLGVSIGTGIGGPLTLLAMDDLLEEHGIRKVSPLTVPMLMPNGPAAHVGIDLKARAGVHSPVSACASGAEGIANGYQMIQNGRADVVVAGGAEACIHPITIAGFAQARTVSTRNDEPERASRPFDTDRDGFVLGEGAGVVVLERADRAKARGARVYGRLAGYGITSDAHHITGNHPEGIGQIAAMANAMTMAGLTSADVGHVNAHATSTVVGDIGEANAIRKAVGDHPVVTAPKSALGHLVGGAGAVEGILTLLSLYHGLVPPTLNLEHLDPKVELDVVSGEPRKVELAAALSNSFGFGGHNTALLFTGA, from the coding sequence ATGAGCAACATCGACGTCGTGATCACCGGGATCGGCGCGACGACGCCACTCGGCGGGGACGTCGCGTCCACGTGGGAGGGCTTGCTCGCCGGCCGCAGCGGCATCCGGCGGATCGAGGCCGACTGGGTCGAGAGGTTCGACCTGCCGGTCAAGATCGGCGCCACACTCGCCGAGGATCCGGCGGAGAAGCTGCCGCGCGTGCAGGCACGCCGGCTGGACCGGTGTGAGCAGATCGCGCTCATCGCCGCCCGGCAGGCGTGGGCGGACGCCGGTTTCGAACAGCCCGGCGACGAGCACACCGACGTCGACCCGGACCGGCTCGGCGTGTCCATCGGCACCGGCATCGGCGGCCCGCTGACGCTGCTGGCCATGGACGACCTGCTGGAGGAGCACGGCATCCGGAAGGTCTCGCCGCTGACCGTGCCGATGCTGATGCCGAACGGGCCGGCCGCGCACGTCGGCATCGACCTCAAGGCCAGGGCCGGTGTGCACTCGCCGGTGTCGGCGTGCGCCTCCGGTGCGGAAGGCATCGCCAACGGCTACCAGATGATCCAGAACGGCCGGGCCGACGTGGTGGTGGCGGGTGGTGCGGAGGCCTGCATCCACCCGATCACCATCGCCGGTTTCGCGCAGGCGCGGACGGTGTCCACGCGCAACGACGAGCCGGAGCGCGCGTCGCGGCCGTTCGACACCGACCGGGACGGGTTCGTGCTCGGTGAGGGTGCCGGTGTGGTCGTGCTGGAGCGGGCCGACCGGGCGAAGGCCCGCGGCGCGCGGGTCTACGGCCGGCTGGCCGGGTACGGCATCACCTCGGACGCGCACCACATCACCGGCAACCACCCGGAAGGGATCGGGCAGATCGCCGCGATGGCCAACGCGATGACGATGGCGGGTCTCACGTCGGCCGACGTCGGGCACGTGAACGCGCACGCGACGTCCACCGTGGTCGGTGACATCGGCGAGGCCAACGCGATCCGCAAGGCCGTCGGTGACCACCCGGTGGTGACCGCGCCGAAGTCGGCGCTGGGGCACCTGGTCGGTGGCGCGGGGGCGGTCGAGGGCATCCTGACGCTGTTGTCGCTCTACCACGGGCTGGTGCCGCCGACGCTGAACCTGGAGCACCTGGACCCGAAGGTCGAGCTCGACGTGGTGTCCGGGGAGCCCCGAAAGGTGGAACTCGCGGCCGCGCTGAGCAACTCGTTCGGGTTCGGCGGCCACAACACGGCGCTGCTGTTCACCGGCGCCTAG
- a CDS encoding DUF3145 family protein has translation MSTRGVVYVHSSPSAVCPHVEWAISGTLGTRVDLKWTAQPAAPGQLRAECTWSAPAGTGAKLAAGLKAWPMLRFEVTEEPSAGVDGERFCYVPGLGLWRGRTSANGDIVVGEDQLRTLVATCRAGEQLTHKLDELLAAGWDEALEPFRHAGDGAPVTWLHRVG, from the coding sequence GTGAGCACCCGTGGCGTGGTTTACGTCCACTCGTCGCCGTCTGCGGTGTGCCCGCACGTCGAGTGGGCGATCTCGGGCACCCTGGGTACCCGGGTCGATCTGAAGTGGACGGCGCAACCCGCCGCTCCAGGGCAGCTGCGTGCCGAGTGCACGTGGAGTGCGCCCGCGGGAACCGGCGCCAAGCTGGCGGCCGGTCTGAAGGCGTGGCCGATGCTGCGGTTCGAGGTGACGGAGGAGCCGAGTGCCGGCGTCGACGGCGAGCGGTTCTGCTACGTGCCCGGGCTGGGTCTGTGGCGCGGCCGTACGAGCGCGAACGGCGACATCGTCGTCGGGGAGGACCAGCTGCGCACCCTCGTCGCGACGTGCCGCGCGGGAGAGCAGCTGACGCACAAGCTGGACGAGCTGCTGGCCGCAGGCTGGGACGAGGCGCTGGAGCCGTTCCGCCACGCGGGCGACGGGGCGCCGGTGACGTGGCTGCACCGCGTGGGGTGA
- a CDS encoding Lsr2 dimerization domain-containing protein: MAKNTAVQLLDDLNGEPAAETVRFGLDGVEYDIDLSDPNATGLRELLGTYVRAGRRTGGRKRPPRRLTATRRAKSPATTAKTAEPAPSAKAVQTAKTGKTVKTGKPGKPARTGAAARAKSAAAAAQPAVRKTTTKAPAAKATAAKTTGKSGTGRKTTATAKPAAGTKAAKPATATPKATKPKATKATAATATTATTATTATTATTAKRGTRAGSAAKPKTATSGAQRSTRAGAGTKQDSAAQPKAAAAKPSRAAASGSTGARKTATPAAKTARTAVRKAPPVVFSAAGS, encoded by the coding sequence GTGGCGAAGAACACCGCGGTGCAACTACTGGACGACCTGAACGGCGAACCGGCCGCGGAGACGGTGCGGTTCGGCCTGGACGGCGTCGAGTACGACATCGACCTCTCGGACCCGAACGCCACCGGCCTCCGTGAACTGCTCGGGACCTACGTCCGCGCGGGCCGCCGGACAGGTGGCCGCAAGCGCCCGCCGCGCCGCCTGACGGCCACGCGCCGCGCCAAGTCCCCTGCCACCACGGCGAAAACCGCGGAACCCGCGCCGTCGGCGAAGGCGGTGCAGACGGCGAAGACCGGCAAGACGGTCAAGACCGGGAAGCCGGGGAAGCCGGCGCGCACGGGCGCCGCTGCCCGGGCCAAGTCCGCCGCCGCGGCGGCGCAGCCCGCGGTCCGGAAGACCACCACCAAGGCTCCGGCCGCGAAGGCCACCGCGGCGAAGACCACCGGGAAGTCCGGCACCGGCCGCAAGACCACCGCGACGGCGAAGCCCGCCGCGGGCACCAAGGCAGCCAAACCGGCCACCGCCACACCGAAGGCCACGAAACCGAAAGCCACCAAAGCCACCGCAGCGACCGCAACGACCGCAACGACCGCAACGACCGCAACGACCGCAACGACGGCGAAACGCGGCACCAGGGCCGGGTCCGCGGCGAAACCGAAGACCGCCACGTCCGGCGCGCAGCGGAGCACCAGGGCCGGTGCCGGGACGAAGCAGGACAGCGCGGCACAGCCGAAGGCCGCCGCGGCGAAGCCGTCCCGCGCCGCGGCTTCCGGGAGCACCGGTGCCAGGAAAACCGCCACCCCGGCGGCGAAGACCGCGCGCACGGCGGTCCGCAAGGCACCGCCCGTCGTGTTCTCCGCCGCCGGAAGCTGA
- a CDS encoding acyl carrier protein → MADKQEILNGLAEIVEEVAGVSQDDVSLEKSFVDDLDIDSLSMVEIAVQAEDKFGVKIPDDELANLKTVGDAVDYVAANAK, encoded by the coding sequence GTGGCGGACAAGCAGGAGATCCTCAACGGCCTCGCGGAGATCGTCGAGGAGGTCGCGGGCGTCTCGCAGGACGACGTGAGCCTGGAGAAGTCCTTCGTCGACGACCTGGACATCGACTCGCTGTCGATGGTGGAGATCGCGGTGCAGGCCGAGGACAAGTTCGGGGTCAAGATCCCGGACGACGAGCTGGCCAACCTCAAGACCGTCGGCGACGCCGTGGACTACGTCGCCGCGAACGCCAAGTAA